Proteins found in one Candidatus Eisenbacteria bacterium genomic segment:
- a CDS encoding ABC transporter permease, with protein MRLTESISLAFGSLRANKLRSFLTILGNIIGVMSVIAVVSIINGMNKYVSEKIAAQGSNVLYIDKFGMITSDEEWQEAVKRKDILLEDEKALASFMKSAVAVTGQVYARKTTKSRNQSASRIEIKGMTEGYFETETYDLEDGRHLDESDVNHKRPFAVLGYGVAEKLFPGIDPLGKEIRVGRNYLKVIGTIEKKGSLLGMSQDNFVIIPITTFQKFFGERQSVTILVKTKSAELMKKAEDEARFLLRMRRKIPFTKPDDFAILTADTFMNLYKNFTSTAFIVMVGVASLSLIVGGIVIMNIMLVTVTERTREIGIRKAVGARARDVLQQFLVEAVALSTVGGIIGILLGIVIAKTVSSLTPLPSSVRLWSVLAGLLVSSSVGIFFGIYPARRAAQQDTIVALRYE; from the coding sequence TTGAGACTCACAGAAAGCATTTCTCTCGCTTTTGGCTCCCTTCGAGCAAACAAACTCCGGTCATTCCTCACCATCCTTGGCAACATAATCGGAGTCATGTCAGTAATTGCGGTCGTCTCGATAATCAACGGAATGAATAAGTACGTGTCCGAGAAAATCGCAGCCCAGGGGTCAAATGTCCTGTACATCGATAAGTTCGGCATGATCACCAGCGACGAGGAGTGGCAGGAGGCAGTGAAAAGGAAAGACATACTTCTCGAAGATGAAAAGGCGCTGGCGAGCTTCATGAAATCTGCTGTCGCTGTGACCGGGCAGGTTTACGCACGGAAGACCACGAAGAGCAGAAACCAATCGGCTTCCCGGATCGAGATCAAAGGCATGACTGAGGGATATTTCGAAACCGAGACCTACGACCTCGAAGACGGACGGCACTTGGACGAGTCCGACGTGAATCACAAGAGGCCGTTTGCAGTTCTCGGATACGGCGTGGCCGAGAAACTCTTTCCCGGGATCGATCCTCTTGGGAAAGAAATCAGAGTGGGAAGAAACTACCTCAAGGTAATCGGAACGATAGAGAAGAAAGGGAGCCTCCTGGGAATGAGCCAGGACAACTTCGTCATCATTCCGATAACCACCTTTCAGAAGTTTTTCGGGGAAAGGCAATCAGTGACAATCTTGGTGAAAACGAAGAGCGCCGAGCTCATGAAGAAGGCTGAGGATGAAGCGAGATTTCTCTTGAGGATGAGGAGAAAGATCCCGTTTACAAAACCCGATGATTTCGCGATTCTGACTGCCGACACATTCATGAACCTCTACAAGAACTTCACATCGACGGCATTCATAGTCATGGTTGGCGTTGCGTCACTCTCCCTCATTGTCGGCGGAATAGTGATAATGAACATCATGCTTGTCACAGTCACGGAAAGAACGAGAGAGATTGGCATAAGAAAGGCGGTCGGTGCAAGGGCACGGGACGTCCTGCAGCAGTTCCTGGTCGAGGCCGTTGCACTTTCCACGGTGGGCGGAATAATAGGCATACTACTGGGGATAGTGATTGCCAAGACGGTCTCCAGTCTGACGCCTCTTCCTTCATCTGTGCGGTTGTGGTCAGTACTGGCAGGGCTCCTGGTCTCTTCTTCCGTAGGCATCTTCTTCGGAATCTATCCGGCAAGAAGGGCTGCCCAGCAGGACACGATTGTAGCCCTGCGGTACGAATAG
- a CDS encoding amino acid ABC transporter permease codes for MGYPWHWEQIPPYLPLFITALGRTLLISLWSIIFGTALGLVIGVMRVQRKGVFASASLAYVEVMRNIPLMLVIFLTYFGVGYIYPMSGLWASIISLSIFEAAYIAEIVRAGIQSIEKGQLEASRSLGMSYFQSLRFVVLPQAVRRIIPPLTGQFVSLIKDSSLASLVSYQELMLVGRQINSRIFRPFEVFLTIGVLYFSICFLLSLLSRYEERRLAISE; via the coding sequence ATGGGTTACCCCTGGCACTGGGAGCAAATCCCTCCCTACCTTCCGTTATTCATCACCGCCCTGGGCAGGACCCTTCTCATTTCTCTCTGGTCAATCATATTCGGAACCGCCCTTGGCCTCGTAATCGGGGTTATGAGAGTTCAAAGGAAGGGTGTATTTGCCTCAGCGTCGCTTGCCTATGTGGAAGTGATGAGAAACATTCCTCTCATGCTCGTAATCTTTCTCACCTATTTCGGAGTTGGATACATCTACCCGATGTCGGGACTCTGGGCGTCAATAATCAGTCTCTCAATCTTTGAAGCGGCATACATAGCAGAGATAGTAAGGGCGGGGATACAGTCGATAGAGAAGGGACAGCTTGAGGCGTCGAGGTCCCTTGGCATGAGTTACTTTCAGAGCTTGAGGTTTGTTGTTCTTCCGCAAGCAGTACGGAGAATAATCCCGCCGCTCACCGGACAGTTTGTTTCCCTTATCAAAGATTCGTCGCTGGCTTCCCTTGTTTCTTACCAGGAGCTCATGCTCGTTGGGAGACAGATAAATTCAAGGATATTCCGGCCATTTGAGGTTTTTCTCACAATCGGAGTGCTCTACTTCTCGATATGTTTTCTGCTTTCCTTGCTCTCAAGGTATGAAGAGAGAAGGCTTGCTATTTCGGAGTGA
- a CDS encoding amino acid ABC transporter ATP-binding protein, whose product MTEAAIVELRNVSKSFSRSVHALVDVNLSVIPREVLVIIGPSGSGKSTLLRCINGLEKVDAGSVVVDGITLDESKVNMNKVREEVGMVFQQFNLFPHMTVRDNIVMPQVVVRKRTKEEATETAQRLLDKVGIPEKLLSYPGQLSGGQKQRVAIARALAMQPKVMLFDEPTSALDPEVTKEVLDTMKQLARDGMTMIVVSHEMGFAKEVSHRIAFMDEGKIIEKGDTLGFFQNPRNPRTRAFLDKIL is encoded by the coding sequence ATGACTGAAGCTGCGATAGTCGAATTGCGAAACGTGTCAAAGAGCTTTAGCAGAAGCGTGCACGCTCTCGTCGATGTCAATCTCTCTGTGATTCCGCGTGAAGTGCTCGTGATCATAGGGCCGAGCGGTTCAGGCAAGAGCACACTTCTCCGCTGCATCAACGGTCTCGAAAAGGTAGATGCCGGCTCCGTGGTCGTTGACGGTATCACTCTTGATGAATCCAAGGTCAATATGAACAAGGTCCGGGAAGAAGTTGGGATGGTGTTTCAGCAGTTCAATCTCTTCCCTCACATGACGGTCAGGGATAATATTGTCATGCCGCAGGTTGTAGTGAGAAAGAGGACGAAGGAAGAGGCAACAGAGACCGCGCAGAGACTGCTCGACAAAGTCGGAATTCCCGAGAAGCTCTTGAGCTATCCCGGACAACTCTCCGGCGGGCAGAAACAGAGGGTTGCAATTGCCAGAGCGCTTGCGATGCAGCCCAAGGTGATGCTCTTTGATGAACCTACCTCGGCTCTTGATCCGGAGGTAACGAAGGAAGTCCTCGACACAATGAAGCAGCTCGCGCGCGATGGGATGACAATGATTGTTGTGTCGCACGAAATGGGATTTGCCAAAGAGGTGAGCCACAGGATAGCATTTATGGACGAAGGGAAGATCATCGAGAAAGGGGATACCTTGGGCTTCTTTCAGAATCCCAGGAATCCGAGAACAAGGGCCTTCCTCGACAAAATACTGTAA
- a CDS encoding efflux RND transporter periplasmic adaptor subunit: MKKKILIIAAAVIVILVFVVANLKRSSGKTIDVQTTTVKRGEITQLVRASGSVEPRTIVKLSASVPGQVTKIHVKEGDSVTKGQLLLKLDDTQYRSQLNSGEAELQSAEASLRLSAANLERSRQALERKKALSERSLVSPEELEAIQTQFNVDKAQKDVAEERVSQAKANLRAARDYLDKTVFTSPIDGVISQLNIEEGEIAITGTMNNPGTVMLTVADLSVMEVKADVDETDVVHVTNGQPVKITVDAIRDTTFKGTVTEVASTAKVSGFGTEREEVNFEVTVEVTDKVPQLRPGMTADVEITTGVAKNVLSVPIQAVVVKTKKDIESEKAALEKVKSKKKAKNPKKSDETDKDKEKDKEINGVFVVEKGIAKFHEVKTLLSGDTNIEVAGSIKEGDKIISGPFKTLRNLKEGAKVKEAGEGKKKEKKS; encoded by the coding sequence ATGAAGAAGAAGATCCTGATTATTGCTGCTGCCGTGATTGTGATTCTGGTGTTTGTTGTAGCCAACCTGAAGAGGAGTTCAGGCAAGACTATTGATGTTCAGACAACGACCGTCAAGCGAGGCGAGATCACGCAATTGGTGAGGGCATCCGGAAGCGTTGAGCCGCGAACGATTGTGAAACTCAGCGCTAGTGTCCCCGGGCAGGTGACAAAAATTCATGTGAAAGAAGGAGATTCGGTAACAAAGGGACAGCTTCTTCTCAAGCTTGATGACACGCAATACCGGTCACAACTCAACAGCGGCGAGGCAGAACTGCAGTCTGCGGAAGCAAGTCTGAGACTATCTGCTGCGAATCTGGAGAGGTCGAGACAGGCTCTTGAAAGGAAAAAGGCACTTTCAGAAAGATCGCTTGTTTCCCCCGAAGAGCTTGAGGCCATTCAGACACAGTTCAATGTTGACAAGGCACAGAAGGACGTTGCTGAAGAAAGGGTCAGTCAGGCAAAAGCCAACCTGAGAGCTGCCAGGGACTATCTTGACAAGACGGTCTTCACCTCTCCGATCGATGGAGTCATTTCCCAGCTCAATATCGAAGAGGGAGAGATTGCCATAACCGGGACTATGAATAACCCCGGGACGGTGATGCTGACGGTAGCCGACCTCTCCGTGATGGAAGTGAAGGCCGATGTTGATGAGACCGATGTTGTGCACGTGACGAACGGACAGCCGGTTAAGATTACCGTGGATGCAATCAGAGACACGACGTTCAAGGGAACTGTTACCGAAGTTGCAAGCACTGCAAAGGTTTCGGGATTCGGGACCGAGAGGGAAGAAGTGAACTTCGAGGTGACAGTCGAAGTGACTGACAAGGTCCCGCAGCTCAGACCCGGCATGACCGCTGATGTCGAAATTACCACGGGCGTTGCGAAGAACGTTCTTTCAGTCCCGATACAGGCGGTCGTCGTGAAAACCAAGAAGGACATAGAAAGCGAGAAGGCAGCGCTTGAGAAAGTGAAATCTAAGAAGAAGGCAAAGAACCCCAAAAAGTCCGATGAGACGGATAAGGATAAAGAGAAGGACAAAGAGATAAACGGCGTCTTTGTGGTTGAAAAGGGGATTGCCAAGTTCCATGAGGTGAAGACTCTGCTCTCAGGGGATACGAACATTGAAGTCGCCGGCAGCATCAAGGAAGGGGACAAAATCATCTCGGGACCTTTTAAGACCCTCAGGAATCTGAAGGAAGGCGCGAAGGTCAAAGAGGCAGGCGAAGGAAAGAAGAAAGAGAAGAAGAGTTAG
- a CDS encoding transporter substrate-binding domain-containing protein codes for MKRKVISAFVLLIALLQAAGCGREKFSGKPAASTLDAILRARKIKVGTNPGYKPFEMIDKDGKVVGFDIDVAKFIADKLGVELEVVVTDWDPAISNLNAGKFDVIISGMTRTLERALACNFTDPYFKTGQALIVNKKKYPPGTIKSHKFFNRRGVVISTKLGTTGEIAARKEFPLAEIKTFEDESEAALEVDTGRAEIMVYDQPFCAFHAGEVPEKVYAVLEPFTSEYLAFALRKGDPDFLSWLNLAIFEIHSSGVYDSLFNKWFVEMPWIERVK; via the coding sequence ATGAAACGCAAAGTCATTTCTGCCTTCGTTCTGCTTATTGCTCTGCTTCAAGCGGCGGGCTGTGGGAGGGAAAAGTTCTCCGGAAAGCCGGCTGCCTCTACCCTTGACGCTATTCTGAGAGCGCGCAAGATAAAGGTTGGAACGAATCCCGGCTACAAGCCATTCGAAATGATTGACAAAGATGGAAAGGTGGTCGGCTTCGATATTGATGTGGCAAAATTCATAGCCGACAAACTCGGTGTCGAGCTTGAAGTGGTCGTGACCGACTGGGATCCAGCAATATCGAATCTGAATGCCGGGAAGTTCGATGTCATAATTTCGGGCATGACGAGAACGCTCGAAAGAGCCCTTGCCTGCAACTTCACAGACCCTTACTTCAAGACCGGGCAGGCACTCATCGTGAACAAGAAAAAGTATCCGCCCGGCACAATCAAGAGCCACAAGTTTTTCAATCGCAGGGGAGTAGTCATTTCAACAAAATTGGGGACGACCGGGGAGATTGCGGCAAGGAAGGAATTTCCGCTCGCAGAGATAAAGACGTTTGAAGATGAAAGCGAAGCCGCTCTTGAGGTGGACACAGGAAGAGCAGAAATTATGGTCTATGATCAACCATTCTGCGCATTTCATGCAGGAGAAGTCCCTGAAAAGGTCTATGCCGTTCTTGAACCATTCACCTCAGAGTATCTCGCCTTTGCGCTGAGAAAAGGGGACCCGGATTTTCTTTCATGGCTCAATCTTGCGATATTTGAGATCCACTCAAGCGGGGTTTACGATAGTCTCTTTAACAAGTGGTTCGTCGAGATGCCGTGGATTGAAAGGGTCAAGTGA
- a CDS encoding TolC family protein: protein MTRFCSAFLVSLFLLCGTTFPIFGADAKPVPLGKLSVEDCVKIALERSPTVAVAKAQTLQSRGALNAAMSGVLPRVSASVGYTTTTNAIERYSFSSGRFTKTSSIYGAGSQARLSLLDRATWTRVGAAREEARASRESQASSEADVAFQVRSKYYDLVRARKLLEVAREALRLSLDQLRRSESLYSLGSVTKGDVLKAKVSVAESELGVIGAENRAQLEIVRLAALMGLLPDQSFEVDETLEESPVSIDSSAVFSAAMKERPDLKEARHRLKASNLNLGTAGAGRLPSLSLTAGYSSYVSGMPHGFNQFVFGNTKDATTGVDLKNYSWDVGLEVSIPIFDGLLTRGNTQQARAQHVAAKESLRQLELNAQLEVKEAILALKEAREKLVSSKEGLLSAEESYKLSKEKYDVGSGTMLELIDSEVGLARARSSYVDALSSVKVAQAMIVRASGRKY from the coding sequence ATGACGAGATTCTGCTCCGCGTTTCTGGTTTCTCTGTTCCTTCTTTGCGGTACTACTTTTCCTATTTTCGGCGCTGACGCAAAGCCGGTTCCGCTTGGGAAGCTCTCTGTTGAGGATTGCGTGAAGATCGCCCTTGAACGGAGCCCAACCGTTGCGGTTGCAAAGGCACAGACTCTCCAGTCTCGGGGGGCGCTGAATGCTGCAATGTCCGGGGTCCTTCCGAGAGTCAGTGCGTCAGTAGGTTATACTACGACGACTAATGCAATCGAAAGATACAGTTTCAGCTCAGGGAGGTTCACCAAGACAAGCTCAATTTACGGTGCCGGATCTCAAGCCAGGCTGAGCCTTCTCGATAGAGCTACCTGGACAAGGGTCGGAGCGGCACGTGAAGAGGCCCGTGCATCGAGGGAATCGCAGGCTTCAAGTGAAGCGGATGTGGCATTCCAGGTGAGGAGCAAGTACTACGACCTCGTGAGAGCGAGAAAGCTCCTCGAAGTGGCAAGAGAGGCACTGAGGCTGAGTCTTGATCAGCTGAGAAGGTCCGAGAGTCTGTATTCTCTCGGCTCTGTCACGAAAGGAGATGTCCTCAAGGCAAAGGTCAGCGTGGCAGAAAGTGAGCTGGGCGTGATCGGGGCAGAGAACAGGGCACAGCTTGAGATTGTCAGACTTGCCGCACTGATGGGACTTCTGCCCGACCAGTCGTTCGAAGTTGATGAAACGCTGGAGGAGTCTCCAGTCTCGATAGATTCTTCGGCGGTCTTCAGTGCAGCCATGAAAGAAAGGCCTGACCTGAAGGAAGCGCGCCACAGACTCAAAGCGTCAAACCTGAACCTGGGAACTGCCGGCGCAGGACGGCTTCCGTCTCTCTCGCTGACTGCGGGATACAGCTCCTATGTTTCTGGTATGCCGCACGGCTTCAACCAATTCGTTTTTGGAAACACCAAGGATGCTACGACCGGCGTTGATCTAAAGAACTATAGTTGGGATGTGGGGCTTGAAGTCAGCATCCCCATTTTTGACGGGCTGCTCACCAGAGGAAACACACAGCAAGCGCGGGCACAACACGTGGCAGCAAAGGAGAGCTTGAGGCAGCTTGAGCTCAATGCGCAGCTTGAAGTGAAGGAAGCCATCCTCGCCTTGAAAGAGGCCAGGGAGAAGCTGGTGTCCTCAAAGGAAGGTCTTCTCTCTGCAGAGGAAAGCTACAAGCTTTCGAAGGAGAAATATGATGTCGGGTCAGGGACTATGCTTGAGCTGATAGACTCAGAAGTTGGACTTGCCAGGGCAAGGAGTTCCTATGTTGATGCGTTGAGCTCGGTGAAAGTGGCCCAGGCTATGATCGTCAGGGCAAGTGGAAGGAAATACTGA
- a CDS encoding ABC transporter ATP-binding protein, producing MLIELNDIVKTYKVGAEEVHALRGISISFEKNEYLAIMGPSGSGKSTLMNLIGCLDTPTSGTYKLAGSEVSKYGDDDLARIRNREIGFVFQTFNLLPRATALHNVELPLIYSGVPTQERRERARKSLEIVGLGGRTHHRPNELSGGERQRVAIARAIVNKPSIILADEPTGNLDSKIGSEIMDVFREICNAGNTIVLVTHEEYIAKHAGRIVRLMDGQIESDERN from the coding sequence TTGCTAATCGAGCTCAACGACATAGTGAAAACCTACAAGGTGGGTGCCGAGGAGGTGCACGCCTTGAGGGGTATCAGCATCAGTTTTGAGAAGAACGAGTACCTGGCGATAATGGGTCCTTCCGGCTCGGGGAAATCGACTCTGATGAATCTGATTGGATGCCTTGATACGCCGACTTCGGGAACTTATAAGCTGGCCGGAAGCGAAGTAAGCAAGTATGGAGACGACGACCTGGCCAGGATAAGAAACCGGGAGATAGGGTTTGTCTTCCAGACATTTAATCTTCTTCCGAGGGCCACTGCTCTTCACAACGTCGAGCTTCCTCTTATCTACAGCGGAGTTCCTACGCAGGAGAGACGGGAAAGGGCGAGAAAATCGCTTGAGATTGTCGGACTGGGGGGCAGGACTCATCACAGGCCGAACGAGCTTTCAGGAGGAGAAAGGCAAAGAGTCGCCATAGCCAGAGCGATTGTGAACAAACCGTCCATCATCCTTGCCGATGAGCCCACAGGAAATCTTGACTCCAAGATTGGCTCGGAAATCATGGATGTCTTTCGGGAAATCTGTAACGCGGGAAATACAATAGTCCTCGTGACTCATGAAGAATACATCGCGAAGCATGCCGGGCGAATTGTGAGACTGATGGACGGCCAAATCGAGTCGGATGAGCGAAATTGA
- a CDS encoding YIP1 family protein, translating into MNEIESEVQKEPSFPSRVLRVFYSPRKVFESLDRRPEWIWAALLGLVISLALTFILLPRVFLPEHLAALRDNPDITPERLSAVEERFQGMLPTIMGLASALFGFLVGLFGKSLVIFVAALAFLSARAPFTKVLSVMAYSGFIGLLSYALKTPLMVAKGTRNIETSLAVFVSPDEGSKVVRGLLGSFDVFAIWELAIVSIGIGVIFKVTGKKAAMMVVPIWIVWRVLVSFLGSFAGRT; encoded by the coding sequence ATGAACGAGATTGAAAGCGAAGTTCAGAAGGAGCCATCATTCCCATCCAGAGTCCTCAGAGTGTTCTATTCCCCAAGGAAAGTCTTCGAGTCTCTTGACAGAAGACCTGAGTGGATCTGGGCTGCGCTTCTTGGACTGGTGATCTCGCTCGCGCTGACATTCATCCTTCTGCCCAGAGTCTTTCTTCCCGAGCACCTCGCAGCATTAAGGGACAATCCCGACATAACTCCGGAAAGACTCTCTGCCGTCGAGGAAAGATTTCAGGGCATGCTTCCAACTATCATGGGTCTCGCATCTGCTCTTTTCGGCTTCCTTGTCGGTCTTTTCGGAAAATCGCTTGTCATCTTTGTGGCTGCCCTGGCATTCCTCTCGGCCCGCGCCCCATTCACAAAGGTACTCTCGGTGATGGCATACAGCGGCTTCATAGGACTGCTTTCTTACGCCCTGAAAACCCCACTGATGGTCGCAAAAGGTACTAGAAACATCGAAACAAGCCTGGCGGTTTTTGTGAGTCCGGATGAGGGAAGCAAGGTCGTTCGCGGCCTTCTGGGAAGCTTCGACGTCTTCGCGATATGGGAGCTTGCGATAGTATCAATTGGCATCGGAGTGATATTCAAAGTGACCGGCAAGAAAGCCGCAATGATGGTGGTCCCCATCTGGATAGTGTGGAGAGTTCTTGTTTCCTTTCTGGGCAGCTTCGCAGGCAGAACCTAA
- a CDS encoding ABC transporter permease, producing MPLYLDETVEATKMAISALRANKMRSFLTILGVIIGVTTVMGMVSLIEGLNKGMMRQLASLGSDTIHIRKFKPGVFVGEFPDSLRHRKAFTEEDVKAVMSFCPSVKEVAPLNFTEAKLKYGSNETRTMFIIGSAPALSVTNELSVSQGRFFTETEVDHRAQVCVLGQDILSTLFPHANAVGKLIRIGNAPYTVVGELETMGKFLGQTRDDMVVVPYTTLFKKYGKDIDLYMNAKPTSPDKLDAAIDEITELLRRRRGIPSNKSEDFGIFTNETLMDLYHKITGAFYLVMIVISSIGLLVGGIGVMNIMLVSVRERTREIGLRKAIGARKKDILWQFLVEAGTLTGTGGILGIIIGLSIGKLIDLATPLPSAVPLWAIILGFSFSVGVGMFFGIYPAVKAASLDPVEALRYE from the coding sequence GTGCCGTTGTATCTTGACGAAACAGTTGAAGCAACGAAGATGGCCATCTCTGCCCTCAGGGCAAACAAGATGCGCTCATTTCTGACTATTCTTGGAGTGATCATCGGTGTCACAACCGTGATGGGGATGGTCTCACTCATCGAAGGGCTGAACAAGGGCATGATGAGGCAGCTCGCGTCACTGGGCTCGGACACGATACACATCAGGAAGTTCAAGCCCGGTGTCTTCGTGGGGGAGTTTCCCGACAGTCTGAGACATAGAAAGGCGTTTACCGAAGAAGACGTCAAAGCTGTGATGAGCTTCTGCCCATCCGTCAAGGAGGTGGCGCCTCTCAACTTCACAGAGGCGAAACTCAAATACGGCAGCAATGAGACAAGGACCATGTTCATTATCGGCTCAGCGCCGGCGCTCTCGGTGACAAACGAGCTTTCCGTCTCGCAGGGAAGATTCTTCACGGAGACCGAAGTCGATCACAGGGCACAGGTCTGTGTCCTGGGCCAGGACATTCTCTCGACACTCTTCCCGCACGCCAATGCTGTGGGTAAGCTCATACGAATCGGAAATGCGCCTTATACGGTTGTGGGCGAGCTCGAGACGATGGGGAAGTTCCTGGGCCAGACAAGAGATGACATGGTGGTCGTGCCGTATACGACACTCTTCAAGAAGTACGGGAAAGATATTGACCTTTACATGAACGCAAAGCCCACGAGTCCCGACAAGCTTGATGCTGCAATTGATGAGATTACCGAACTCCTCAGACGGAGAAGGGGAATACCAAGCAACAAGTCCGAGGATTTCGGCATATTCACGAATGAGACTCTCATGGACCTATATCACAAGATTACGGGAGCATTCTATCTTGTGATGATTGTCATCTCATCAATCGGACTCCTTGTCGGCGGGATCGGGGTCATGAACATTATGCTCGTGTCGGTCCGGGAAAGGACACGGGAAATAGGTCTGAGAAAGGCCATCGGGGCAAGGAAAAAGGACATCCTGTGGCAGTTTCTTGTAGAGGCGGGGACGCTCACTGGGACCGGGGGCATACTTGGAATAATCATCGGTCTCTCAATCGGGAAACTCATCGATCTCGCTACGCCTCTTCCTTCTGCGGTTCCTCTCTGGGCGATCATCCTCGGATTCTCGTTCTCGGTCGGGGTAGGCATGTTCTTCGGAATCTACCCGGCAGTCAAGGCCGCCTCACTCGATCCAGTCGAAGCCCTGCGCTACGAATAA